Proteins from a single region of Flaviflexus salsibiostraticola:
- a CDS encoding glutamate-5-semialdehyde dehydrogenase — translation MTNTRDAVRELATKARGAARVLRSASTTEKNAALEAIAVLLEERSKEITEANGQDIARGIEVGLTDALIDRLTLDESRIAGIADAVRQLIALPDPVGEVVAGRTLPNGLTVRNVRVPMGVVGMIYEARPNVTVDAACLALKAGSAVLLRGGSAAEQTNVVLVALMREAIDSVGIPSDAIASVDEWGREGATELMAARGYIDLLIPRGGAGLIQSVVANSTVPVIETGVGNCHVFINADADRDRAVAIAVNAKTHRPGVCNAAETLLLHEGFEHGGAVLAALADRGVTLHVDEAARSLAEQAGVSLELIKDATAEDWDTEYLSLDMAVAVVSSVDEAIAHIDRHSSGHTEAIVTDSVADANRFVAAIDSAAVMVNASTRFTDGGELGLGAEIGISTQKLHARGPMGLAELTTTTCVVEGSGHVR, via the coding sequence ATGACGAACACACGAGACGCTGTACGGGAGCTGGCGACGAAGGCGCGCGGCGCGGCACGCGTGCTCAGGAGCGCTTCGACGACCGAGAAGAATGCCGCGCTGGAGGCAATCGCCGTGCTCCTGGAGGAGCGATCGAAAGAGATCACCGAGGCGAACGGGCAGGACATCGCCCGTGGTATCGAGGTCGGTTTGACCGATGCGCTCATCGATCGGCTCACCCTCGACGAATCGCGGATCGCTGGGATCGCCGATGCCGTGCGCCAGCTCATCGCCCTGCCGGACCCTGTCGGCGAGGTGGTTGCAGGCAGGACACTTCCCAATGGGCTCACCGTGCGGAACGTGCGCGTGCCGATGGGCGTAGTCGGAATGATCTACGAGGCCCGTCCGAACGTGACGGTCGATGCGGCCTGTCTCGCGCTCAAGGCGGGAAGCGCCGTCCTGCTGCGCGGCGGCTCCGCCGCCGAGCAGACGAACGTCGTTCTCGTCGCGCTCATGCGGGAGGCGATCGACTCTGTCGGCATTCCGTCCGACGCCATCGCATCCGTGGACGAGTGGGGCCGCGAGGGCGCGACGGAGCTCATGGCCGCGCGGGGCTACATCGATCTCCTCATTCCGCGCGGCGGAGCCGGCCTCATCCAATCGGTCGTCGCGAATTCGACCGTGCCCGTCATCGAGACCGGCGTCGGCAACTGCCATGTCTTCATCAACGCGGATGCCGACAGGGACAGGGCCGTGGCCATCGCCGTCAATGCAAAGACGCACCGCCCCGGTGTCTGCAATGCGGCAGAGACGCTCCTGCTGCATGAGGGTTTCGAACACGGGGGTGCAGTTCTCGCCGCTCTGGCCGACAGGGGAGTGACGCTCCACGTCGATGAGGCGGCTCGATCGCTCGCCGAGCAGGCGGGCGTCAGCCTCGAGCTGATCAAGGATGCGACAGCCGAGGATTGGGACACGGAGTACCTGTCGCTCGATATGGCAGTCGCTGTCGTCTCGTCGGTTGATGAGGCGATCGCCCACATCGATCGCCACTCGTCCGGGCACACGGAGGCAATCGTCACCGACTCCGTCGCAGACGCCAACAGGTTCGTCGCCGCAATCGACTCAGCGGCGGTCATGGTCAATGCCTCGACGCGCTTCACCGATGGGGGCGAGCTCGGACTGGGCGCCGAGATCGGCATTTCAACCCAGAAGCTTCACGCACGCGGGCCCATGGGCCTCGCTGAGCTCACGACGACGACGTGTGTCGTTGAAGGGTCGGGGCATGTCCGCTAG
- a CDS encoding DUF624 domain-containing protein, with protein MGGWLAPDSKLYNGLVTVADTVIVNLLLIAFSIPIVTAGAAVTGAHRALLQQAREEGSSPARAFWSGFRSTFWRSTLVWLVLLTLFTVSAWEIWAISRMNLGVAGNAVIVVVLTGIVLLAGFAVWIFPLLSEQMGPLGRVVRGAALLAIRHLPRTLAALGLLLVQPLILYLSIDVLGLLVFGNLIILPAAILYMHALMFSGPLKKQVS; from the coding sequence ATGGGAGGGTGGCTCGCACCCGACTCGAAGCTCTACAACGGGCTCGTCACTGTCGCCGACACCGTCATCGTCAACCTGCTGCTCATCGCCTTCAGCATTCCGATCGTCACGGCGGGTGCCGCCGTCACGGGAGCCCACAGGGCGCTGCTGCAGCAGGCAAGAGAAGAAGGTTCGTCGCCGGCGAGAGCGTTCTGGTCCGGATTCCGGTCGACGTTCTGGCGGTCGACTCTCGTCTGGCTCGTACTCCTCACCCTCTTCACCGTGTCGGCCTGGGAGATCTGGGCGATCAGCCGCATGAACCTCGGCGTGGCAGGCAATGCAGTCATCGTCGTCGTCCTCACGGGCATCGTCCTTCTGGCCGGCTTCGCGGTATGGATCTTCCCGCTGCTGAGCGAGCAGATGGGTCCACTCGGACGCGTGGTGCGCGGCGCGGCGCTTCTCGCGATCCGCCACCTCCCACGCACCCTCGCCGCTCTCGGCCTGCTGCTCGTTCAGCCGCTTATCCTGTACCTGTCGATCGATGTGCTCGGTTTACTCGTCTTCGGTAACCTCATCATCCTTCCCGCCGCGATCCTGTACATGCATGCGCTCATGTTCTCGGGCCCACTCAAGAAGCAGGTGTCCTAA
- the trxA gene encoding thioredoxin: protein MATVEITKDNFNETIKEGTVFLDFWAEWCGPCRQFAPTFEAASEKHETVTFGKVDTEDQVELAQAFQIMSIPTLMVFRDGIKLFEQAGAVPASALEDLIAQAEKLDMDAVRAQIAEQQTTES, encoded by the coding sequence ATGGCGACAGTAGAGATCACGAAAGACAACTTCAACGAGACCATCAAGGAGGGCACAGTCTTCCTCGATTTCTGGGCAGAGTGGTGCGGCCCGTGCCGCCAGTTCGCGCCCACCTTCGAGGCGGCCTCGGAGAAGCACGAGACCGTGACCTTCGGCAAGGTCGACACGGAGGATCAGGTCGAGCTCGCTCAGGCGTTCCAGATCATGTCGATCCCGACGCTCATGGTCTTCCGGGATGGCATCAAGCTCTTCGAGCAGGCCGGAGCCGTTCCCGCCTCGGCTCTCGAGGACCTCATTGCCCAGGCCGAGAAGCTCGACATGGACGCGGTCCGCGCGCAGATCGCGGAGCAGCAGACCACCGAATCCTGA
- the rpmA gene encoding 50S ribosomal protein L27: protein MATKKGASSTRNGRDSNAQRLGVKRFGGQLVSAGEILVRQRGTKFHPGNNVGRGKDDTLFALSAGTVEFATRRDRKVVDIVPVSA, encoded by the coding sequence ATGGCAACCAAGAAGGGTGCTTCCTCAACCCGTAACGGCCGCGACTCGAATGCACAGCGCCTCGGCGTGAAGCGCTTCGGCGGCCAGCTCGTCAGCGCGGGCGAGATCCTCGTCCGTCAGCGCGGCACCAAGTTCCACCCCGGCAACAACGTCGGCCGCGGCAAGGACGACACGCTTTTCGCGCTCTCCGCGGGCACCGTGGAGTTCGCAACTCGTCGCGACCGCAAGGTTGTCGACATCGTTCCGGTTTCTGCCTGA
- a CDS encoding carbohydrate ABC transporter permease codes for MSTIAQPVGSIGDPTLTPDENVQESGSKARHSFYYVVLTLLLIVFLGPIVFIVLNSFKQRFSISSDPFALPLGEMWAGLQNYTTGLARTGFFEAILWSFVITVSSVATIVFLTAMTAYFITRVKTWWTSLLYYMFVFSMVIPFQMVMFPTVKIADMLHFNNPAGMVVLYLGFGAGLSVFIFAGFVKSIPLEIEEAAYIDGCGPLQNYFRVVLPILKPTTVTVAILNAMWIWNDYLLPYLVIGLSTRYKTIPVVVQMLVGSNGNRDMGAMMAMLVLAIIPIVIFYLFSQKHIIEGVVAGSVKG; via the coding sequence ATGAGCACCATCGCACAGCCGGTCGGATCGATCGGAGATCCGACACTCACACCGGACGAGAACGTCCAGGAGAGCGGGTCGAAGGCGCGGCACTCGTTCTACTACGTGGTCCTCACGCTGCTCCTCATCGTCTTCCTCGGGCCGATCGTCTTCATCGTCCTCAACTCCTTCAAGCAGCGGTTCTCGATCAGCTCCGACCCGTTCGCCCTTCCGCTCGGGGAGATGTGGGCTGGGCTGCAGAATTACACGACGGGGCTGGCACGGACCGGCTTTTTCGAGGCGATCCTCTGGTCCTTCGTCATCACCGTCTCCTCGGTCGCCACGATCGTCTTCCTGACGGCGATGACCGCCTACTTCATCACCCGTGTCAAAACTTGGTGGACCTCGCTCCTGTACTACATGTTCGTCTTCTCCATGGTCATCCCGTTCCAGATGGTCATGTTCCCGACTGTGAAGATTGCGGACATGCTCCACTTCAACAACCCGGCCGGCATGGTCGTCCTCTACCTTGGGTTCGGCGCCGGACTGTCGGTCTTCATCTTCGCGGGCTTCGTCAAATCCATACCGCTCGAGATCGAAGAGGCCGCCTACATCGACGGGTGCGGACCGCTTCAGAACTACTTCCGCGTCGTCCTGCCGATCCTCAAGCCGACGACCGTCACCGTCGCGATCCTCAACGCGATGTGGATCTGGAACGATTACCTCCTGCCCTATCTCGTCATCGGACTCTCGACGCGGTACAAGACGATCCCTGTCGTGGTTCAGATGCTTGTCGGCTCCAATGGCAATAGGGACATGGGGGCGATGATGGCCATGCTCGTTCTCGCCATCATCCCGATCGTCATCTTCTACCTGTTCTCGCAGAAGCACATCATCGAAGGTGTCGTCGCCGGTTCGGTCAAGGGCTGA
- the obgE gene encoding GTPase ObgE: protein MSTFVDRVVLHAQAGNGGNGCASVRREKFKPLGGPDGANGGRGGDVILAVDPQVTTLLSYHRSPHKSADSGKPGEGDLRVGKSGDDLVLGVPSGTVVKTLDGDVLADLVGPGARFVLAKGGQGGLGNAALASPKRKAPGFALLGDAGEQVSVVLELKSVADVALVGFPSAGKSSLIAAMSAARPKIADYPFTTLVPNLGVVDAEGVRYTIADVPGLIPGASEGRGLGLEFLRHIERCAVIVHVLDCATLEPGRDPESDLDIIENELEIYSRQIPPTFGHQPLMERPRLIVLNKADVPEARELAEFVAEDLRQKYPVHIVSAVSRDGLRELSFALAALVEKARAEMPEEEPAPIMLRPRPRGSVQEFSIHRLGGSDGPLFQVVGDKPERWVRQTDFANDEAVGYLSDRLAKLGIEEALAKAGALAGDAVVIGPVEGGVVFDWEPTMSTGAELLGPRGTDLRFEQADRPTRRDKRESFHERMDAKEAARQELWMERDSGVWTDPDA from the coding sequence ATGTCGACATTCGTCGATAGGGTCGTTCTGCACGCTCAGGCGGGCAACGGCGGCAACGGGTGCGCATCGGTGCGCCGCGAGAAGTTCAAGCCGCTCGGCGGCCCCGACGGGGCCAACGGTGGCAGGGGCGGCGACGTCATTCTTGCAGTCGACCCTCAGGTGACGACTCTTCTCAGCTACCATCGCTCGCCACACAAGAGTGCCGACTCCGGCAAGCCCGGTGAGGGCGATCTGCGGGTCGGCAAGAGCGGTGACGACCTCGTCCTCGGCGTTCCGTCCGGCACGGTCGTCAAGACCCTCGACGGCGATGTCCTTGCCGACCTGGTCGGTCCCGGCGCCAGATTCGTTCTGGCCAAGGGCGGCCAGGGAGGTCTCGGCAACGCGGCCCTCGCCTCGCCGAAGCGGAAGGCCCCGGGATTCGCTCTGCTGGGTGACGCGGGCGAGCAGGTTTCCGTGGTCCTCGAGCTCAAGTCTGTCGCCGATGTCGCTCTCGTCGGCTTCCCGTCGGCAGGCAAGTCCTCCCTTATCGCCGCCATGTCCGCCGCGCGGCCCAAGATCGCGGACTACCCGTTCACCACGCTCGTGCCGAACCTCGGCGTCGTCGATGCTGAGGGTGTCCGCTACACGATCGCGGACGTGCCCGGCCTCATCCCGGGAGCCTCCGAAGGACGTGGCCTCGGCCTCGAGTTCCTCCGCCATATCGAGCGCTGCGCGGTCATCGTCCACGTCCTCGACTGTGCGACACTCGAACCCGGACGCGATCCCGAGTCTGACCTTGACATCATTGAGAACGAGCTCGAGATCTACTCGCGCCAGATCCCGCCAACCTTCGGTCACCAGCCGCTCATGGAGCGGCCCCGCCTCATCGTCCTCAACAAGGCCGACGTTCCCGAGGCTCGTGAGCTCGCCGAGTTCGTGGCGGAAGACCTTCGACAGAAGTATCCGGTCCACATCGTCTCCGCGGTGTCCCGAGACGGGTTGAGGGAGCTCTCCTTCGCCCTGGCCGCTCTCGTCGAGAAGGCTCGGGCGGAGATGCCGGAGGAGGAGCCCGCCCCGATCATGCTGCGACCGAGGCCGCGGGGCTCTGTCCAGGAGTTCTCCATTCATAGGCTCGGCGGATCGGACGGCCCCCTGTTCCAGGTGGTCGGCGACAAGCCCGAGCGCTGGGTCCGCCAGACCGACTTCGCCAACGATGAGGCGGTCGGATACCTCTCGGATAGGCTCGCGAAGCTCGGCATCGAGGAGGCCCTTGCGAAGGCGGGGGCGCTTGCGGGTGACGCGGTCGTCATCGGCCCCGTCGAGGGTGGCGTCGTCTTCGACTGGGAACCGACAATGTCGACAGGTGCTGAGCTTCTCGGCCCTCGAGGCACGGATCTCCGTTTCGAGCAGGCTGACCGTCCCACGCGGCGCGATAAGCGCGAATCGTTCCACGAGCGCATGGACGCGAAGGAAGCCGCCCGGCAGGAGCTCTGGATGGAGCGGGATTCCGGGGTCTGGACGGACCCCGACGCATGA
- a CDS encoding carbohydrate ABC transporter permease, whose protein sequence is MQRTLKKYVPIFVAPTGIAFTIAFLLPFLIGIYLSFASFTTITDAEWVGLENYGRVFDESQGFTNSFQFTLLIVIVAIISVNVFAFAIARLLTQKLRGTNFFRSVFFMPNLIGGIVLGYTWQSMINAVLANYGTTIISRWEYGFVGLILLINWQQVGYMMIIYIAGLQAVPPELTEAAEIDGATRWQTLRHVTIPVIMPTITICVFLTLSNSFKLFDQNLALTNGAPQAKTEMVALNIVNTMFARMGQEGVGQAKAVVFVIVVVVIAFLQLRATRSREVEA, encoded by the coding sequence ATGCAGAGAACACTTAAGAAATACGTCCCCATATTCGTAGCGCCGACAGGAATCGCGTTCACGATCGCCTTCCTCCTGCCCTTCCTCATCGGCATCTATCTCTCGTTCGCGAGCTTCACAACGATCACCGATGCCGAATGGGTCGGCCTCGAGAACTATGGCCGGGTCTTCGACGAGAGCCAGGGATTCACGAACTCCTTCCAGTTCACCCTCCTCATCGTCATCGTCGCGATCATCTCCGTCAACGTATTCGCCTTCGCGATCGCCAGGCTTCTCACGCAGAAGCTTCGAGGCACGAACTTCTTCCGATCCGTCTTCTTCATGCCGAATCTCATCGGCGGAATCGTCCTCGGCTATACATGGCAGTCGATGATCAACGCCGTCCTCGCCAACTACGGAACGACGATCATCTCTCGATGGGAGTACGGCTTCGTCGGACTCATCCTCCTCATCAATTGGCAGCAGGTCGGCTACATGATGATCATTTATATCGCCGGACTCCAGGCTGTCCCACCTGAGCTGACGGAGGCGGCCGAGATCGATGGCGCAACCCGCTGGCAGACGCTCAGGCACGTGACCATTCCCGTCATCATGCCGACCATCACGATCTGCGTTTTCCTCACGCTGTCGAACTCGTTCAAGTTGTTCGACCAGAACTTGGCGCTGACCAACGGCGCGCCGCAGGCCAAGACGGAGATGGTCGCCCTCAACATCGTCAACACGATGTTCGCCCGCATGGGCCAGGAGGGCGTCGGCCAGGCCAAGGCAGTTGTCTTCGTCATCGTCGTCGTCGTCATCGCGTTCCTGCAGCTACGGGCCACCCGGAGCAGAGAGGTCGAAGCATGA
- a CDS encoding ABC transporter substrate-binding protein: MRNAKRALALVTAGAFALGGLAACGNDDEGGSGDAADGSVYFLNWKPESEETYNEIASAYTEETGVPVKVVTAASGTYEQTLKSEVTKSEAPTLFQINGPMGLKNWQSYALELDDTEFAQDLNDPGLALKGEDGKIYGVPLAVEGYGLIYNQAIFEDYFAMDGAKASSMDDISDFDSFKAVVEDMQARADELGIEGVFAATSLATGEEWRWQTHLANIPVYWEYEEAGVTDMEEIGFTHAENYKNIFDLYLENSTVEPALTPSKTVTDSMQEFATGKVAMVQNGNWAWSQIKDIEGNVVAEEDIKFMPIYTGVEGEESKGINIGTEAFMAVNARASEADQQATIDFVNWLFSSEEGMQYVTEDLGFIAPFKSFGDSTPSDPLAVEINAYMTDPDREPIPWVFTTFPSQAFKEDFGQALAQYASGNVEWDEVVDTFVNSWAREKANLG, from the coding sequence ATGAGAAACGCAAAGCGGGCGCTTGCACTGGTCACCGCCGGTGCCTTCGCTCTCGGCGGCCTTGCCGCGTGCGGGAACGATGACGAGGGCGGGTCCGGCGACGCCGCAGACGGCTCGGTCTACTTCCTCAACTGGAAGCCCGAATCTGAGGAGACCTACAACGAGATCGCCTCCGCCTACACGGAGGAGACCGGCGTGCCGGTCAAGGTTGTGACCGCAGCCTCCGGAACCTACGAGCAGACCCTCAAGTCTGAGGTGACGAAGTCTGAGGCTCCGACGCTCTTCCAGATCAACGGCCCCATGGGCCTCAAGAACTGGCAGTCCTACGCGCTCGAGCTCGACGACACTGAGTTCGCGCAGGACCTCAACGATCCGGGCCTCGCACTCAAGGGCGAGGACGGCAAGATCTACGGTGTGCCGCTCGCAGTTGAGGGCTATGGCCTCATCTACAACCAGGCCATCTTCGAGGACTACTTCGCGATGGACGGGGCGAAGGCGTCGTCGATGGACGACATCAGCGACTTCGATTCCTTCAAGGCGGTCGTCGAGGACATGCAGGCCCGCGCAGACGAGCTCGGGATCGAGGGTGTCTTCGCGGCAACCTCGCTCGCAACGGGCGAGGAGTGGCGCTGGCAGACTCACCTCGCCAACATTCCCGTCTACTGGGAGTACGAGGAGGCGGGTGTGACGGACATGGAGGAGATCGGCTTCACCCACGCTGAGAACTACAAGAACATCTTCGACCTCTACCTCGAGAATTCGACCGTCGAGCCCGCGCTCACCCCGTCCAAGACCGTCACGGACTCCATGCAGGAGTTCGCGACGGGCAAGGTCGCCATGGTCCAGAACGGCAACTGGGCCTGGAGCCAGATCAAGGACATCGAAGGCAACGTGGTGGCCGAAGAGGACATCAAGTTCATGCCGATCTACACCGGAGTCGAGGGGGAGGAGTCGAAGGGCATCAACATCGGCACCGAGGCCTTCATGGCGGTCAACGCCCGCGCTTCTGAGGCTGACCAGCAGGCCACGATCGACTTCGTCAACTGGCTCTTCAGCTCGGAGGAGGGCATGCAGTACGTGACGGAGGACCTCGGCTTCATCGCGCCGTTCAAGTCCTTCGGCGACAGCACTCCGAGCGACCCGCTCGCAGTCGAGATCAACGCCTACATGACGGATCCCGACCGTGAACCCATCCCGTGGGTGTTCACCACGTTCCCCTCGCAGGCATTCAAGGAGGACTTCGGCCAGGCTCTGGCTCAGTACGCCTCCGGCAATGTCGAGTGGGACGAGGTCGTCGACACCTTCGTCAACTCCTGGGCCCGCGAAAAGGCCAACCTGGGCTGA
- the proB gene encoding glutamate 5-kinase translates to MNRALANRALVPSAPRFVVKIGSSSLTKVDGTLNWPALESLSETLSDAYDRGQQFALISSGAVAAGVGHLGIATRPTDMSGLQAAAMVGQPHLMSAYGERFAQRGIGIGQVLLTADDVIRRTHYRNARLALEKLFTMGIVPIVNENDAVATTELRLGDNDRLAAIIAHLINADVLILLTDVDGLYSGPPTEPGSRPIRFVGNMSELENYSITGRGSMFGTGGMATKVTAARMATAFGIPTLVTSAENLRPALDGESVGTWFAATGQKSNARALWIAHAAKSHGQVRLDAGAVAALESGGKSLLAVGITDVVGTFDPGDPIDIIGPGGDLVARGLAGWDSERLRESAGQSGAGRPAVHVDDMVLLRH, encoded by the coding sequence ATGAACCGGGCGCTCGCCAACCGGGCGCTCGTCCCGAGCGCACCCCGGTTCGTCGTCAAGATCGGCTCGTCGTCGCTGACGAAGGTGGATGGAACGCTCAACTGGCCGGCCCTCGAATCGCTGTCGGAGACACTATCCGACGCCTATGACCGGGGCCAGCAGTTCGCCCTCATCTCGTCCGGCGCCGTCGCAGCCGGTGTCGGACACCTCGGCATCGCGACAAGGCCGACGGATATGTCCGGCCTTCAGGCGGCTGCCATGGTCGGCCAGCCCCACCTCATGAGCGCCTACGGTGAGCGCTTCGCGCAGCGCGGGATCGGGATCGGCCAGGTTCTTCTCACGGCCGATGATGTGATCAGGCGAACCCATTACCGCAACGCCCGTCTCGCACTCGAGAAGCTGTTTACGATGGGGATCGTCCCGATCGTCAACGAGAACGATGCCGTGGCGACGACCGAGCTCAGGCTCGGCGACAACGACAGGCTCGCCGCGATCATCGCCCACCTCATCAACGCCGACGTCCTCATCCTTCTCACGGATGTCGACGGGCTCTACTCGGGGCCCCCAACGGAGCCCGGCTCACGGCCCATCCGGTTCGTCGGCAACATGTCGGAGCTGGAGAACTACTCGATCACCGGGCGGGGAAGCATGTTCGGGACCGGGGGCATGGCGACGAAGGTGACGGCCGCACGCATGGCGACCGCCTTCGGCATTCCGACACTCGTCACCTCGGCCGAGAATCTGCGTCCCGCACTCGATGGCGAGTCGGTCGGCACGTGGTTCGCGGCAACGGGACAGAAATCGAATGCGCGAGCACTGTGGATCGCCCACGCGGCGAAGTCCCACGGTCAGGTGCGTCTCGACGCGGGTGCGGTTGCCGCGCTCGAGTCCGGCGGGAAGTCGCTGCTCGCCGTCGGCATCACCGACGTCGTCGGCACGTTCGACCCGGGGGATCCTATCGACATCATCGGCCCGGGCGGCGATCTCGTGGCTCGAGGCCTGGCCGGCTGGGATTCGGAGCGGCTGCGGGAATCGGCCGGACAGTCCGGCGCGGGTCGCCCTGCCGTCCATGTCGATGACATGGTTCTCCTGCGCCATTAG
- the rplU gene encoding 50S ribosomal protein L21, which yields MSNNVAYAIVKAGGRQEKVSVGSIVVMNRIEGEAGDKVELEPILLVDGDKVTTFADGISATVTGEIIRAERGPKIDIIKYKNKTGYRKRMGHRQQLTRVKITSIA from the coding sequence ATGAGCAACAACGTGGCTTACGCGATTGTCAAAGCTGGCGGCCGCCAGGAAAAGGTGTCCGTCGGCTCCATTGTCGTCATGAACAGGATCGAGGGCGAGGCCGGTGACAAGGTCGAGCTCGAGCCGATTCTGCTTGTCGATGGCGATAAGGTCACTACGTTTGCGGACGGGATCTCCGCGACCGTGACCGGCGAGATCATCCGCGCCGAGCGGGGCCCGAAGATCGACATCATCAAGTACAAGAACAAGACCGGATACCGTAAGCGCATGGGCCACCGCCAGCAGCTCACCCGTGTCAAGATCACGTCGATCGCCTAG